From the Ruania alkalisoli genome, one window contains:
- a CDS encoding family 43 glycosylhydrolase, whose protein sequence is MTRHLRVAAASVAAAAVTAVLVAVPAAAYDNPILDDGSSYSADPATLVVDDTLYIFAGRDEAGATTNDFIMNEWQAFSTTDVASDSWTHHPEQMRPEEVFDWATPGRAYAGQVVEGTDGRYYWYVPVHETGSASPDPFGIGVAVADSPLGPWTDHAGGPIISQEIMGNTLHNIDPTVLVDGDQVYLYWGSFSQLRGIELDADMKTLVGDPVAVHSLTGFFEGAWLFERAGTYYMAYAGNNAGPASSCTPAHYHACIAYGTAPDPLGPWTHQGTILPPVSSTTSHPAITEFDGEWYLAYHTADAEGGNHFRRSVAIDDLEWDDSVSPARILPVTTTPEQGPDLTPRTNVAPWAQASASNEPIPTQYWIKALNDEIVRPNPLPPDVWGSWAPQRPAQQWIQYDFGQPVRIDSTRITFWRDVPPGTGNGVSDPDAWVLQYWTGTAWSDVPEPSGYPTSTTQMHTVTFEPVTTSRVRVVMDAAPGPGGMYSALAVQEWEVHMALASDYVASEVTTEAGTAPELPPTVTLTFDGGHSVETPVHWNAVEPADYAEEGTIVVSGMAEGFGSGAVEVEVAVLGDDPDHSDTQAPELSVQVDPQAPASGWFTGPVTVTASAVDAIDPYPVIETRLDGGAWETYESPVTLSRDGRYSMELRAADRAGNLSEVTVLDIGIDAEGASETPVGDIDSEADSGNYERSNRSEQPSTSGGELASTGADHTALALGSALATLLLGLACIRAAGCHREGHDSSGLGSS, encoded by the coding sequence ATGACGCGCCATCTCCGCGTCGCGGCGGCCTCAGTCGCCGCCGCAGCGGTCACCGCAGTGCTGGTCGCCGTGCCCGCGGCCGCCTATGACAACCCGATCCTCGACGACGGGTCGTCCTACTCCGCCGATCCCGCCACCCTGGTGGTCGACGACACGCTGTACATCTTCGCCGGTCGAGACGAGGCGGGCGCCACCACCAACGACTTCATCATGAACGAGTGGCAGGCCTTCTCGACCACCGACGTCGCCTCGGACTCCTGGACCCATCACCCGGAGCAAATGCGGCCCGAGGAGGTGTTCGACTGGGCGACGCCCGGGCGCGCCTATGCCGGACAGGTGGTGGAAGGCACCGACGGACGCTACTACTGGTACGTCCCGGTACACGAGACTGGCAGCGCCTCGCCGGATCCGTTCGGGATCGGCGTCGCCGTCGCCGACTCGCCGCTCGGGCCGTGGACCGATCACGCCGGCGGACCGATCATCTCCCAGGAGATCATGGGCAACACCCTGCACAACATCGACCCCACTGTGCTGGTCGACGGTGACCAGGTCTACCTCTACTGGGGTTCCTTCTCACAGCTGCGCGGCATCGAGCTGGATGCGGATATGAAGACGCTCGTGGGTGATCCTGTCGCGGTCCACTCACTGACCGGCTTCTTCGAAGGTGCGTGGCTGTTCGAACGTGCCGGCACCTACTACATGGCGTACGCGGGCAACAATGCCGGACCAGCATCGTCATGCACGCCCGCGCACTACCACGCGTGTATCGCCTATGGCACGGCACCGGACCCGCTCGGGCCGTGGACGCATCAGGGCACGATCCTGCCGCCGGTCTCCTCCACCACGAGCCATCCGGCGATCACCGAGTTCGACGGCGAGTGGTACCTCGCCTATCACACGGCCGACGCCGAGGGCGGCAACCACTTCCGCCGTTCCGTCGCGATCGACGATCTCGAATGGGACGATTCGGTTTCACCTGCGCGGATCCTGCCCGTGACGACGACTCCGGAACAGGGCCCCGATCTCACGCCCCGCACCAATGTGGCCCCCTGGGCGCAGGCGTCCGCCTCGAATGAACCGATCCCGACCCAGTACTGGATCAAGGCGCTCAATGACGAGATCGTGCGCCCCAACCCGCTCCCGCCGGACGTCTGGGGCAGTTGGGCTCCGCAGCGACCCGCGCAGCAGTGGATCCAGTACGACTTCGGCCAGCCGGTGCGAATCGACAGCACGAGGATCACCTTCTGGCGCGATGTCCCGCCCGGCACGGGTAATGGCGTCTCCGACCCGGATGCATGGGTGCTCCAGTACTGGACCGGCACTGCGTGGAGCGACGTCCCAGAACCGTCCGGCTATCCGACCTCGACCACGCAGATGCACACGGTGACGTTCGAGCCGGTGACGACGTCGCGCGTCCGGGTCGTCATGGACGCCGCACCCGGGCCCGGAGGCATGTACTCAGCACTCGCAGTTCAGGAGTGGGAGGTGCACATGGCACTGGCCTCCGATTACGTGGCCAGTGAGGTGACGACGGAAGCAGGCACCGCGCCGGAGCTCCCGCCGACCGTCACGCTGACCTTCGACGGTGGGCACAGTGTCGAGACACCCGTGCATTGGAACGCCGTCGAGCCGGCGGACTACGCCGAGGAGGGCACGATCGTTGTCTCCGGAATGGCGGAGGGGTTCGGTTCGGGGGCCGTCGAGGTGGAGGTCGCCGTCCTGGGTGACGATCCGGACCATTCCGATACACAAGCGCCGGAGCTCTCGGTGCAGGTGGATCCGCAGGCACCAGCGTCCGGCTGGTTCACGGGCCCGGTGACCGTGACCGCATCGGCGGTTGATGCTATTGATCCGTATCCGGTGATCGAGACTCGTCTCGACGGCGGGGCGTGGGAAACGTATGAGTCGCCGGTGACGTTGTCCCGCGACGGTCGGTACTCGATGGAGTTGCGTGCTGCGGATAGGGCGGGCAACCTCTCCGAGGTGACAGTGCTAGACATCGGCATCGATGCTGAGGGCGCATCTGAGACTCCGGTCGGCGACATCGATTCGGAGGCTGACTCAGGGAACTATGAGCGCTCGAACCGAAGCGAGCAGCCTTCCACCTCTGGCGGAGAACTTGCTTCGACCGGAGCCGACCACACCGCGCTGGCACTGGGGTCAGCCCTAGCCACACTTCTGCTCGGCCTGGCATGCATTCGCGCCGCGGGGTGCCACCGTGAGGGCCACGACTCAAGCGGACTCGGTTCCTCGTGA
- a CDS encoding SDR family oxidoreductase codes for MRGKVALVTGAGSGIGAASAHLLAERGAAVTLVGRTESELETVAESIRKRGGEAIVAVADVTDSDAVSAAVEATLDAHGGLDVVVANAGVNGTWAGIEELTVEEFRSTLDINLVGTFITIKHAVPHLRRGGSVVVTSSVNGSRIFSNSGASAYSSSKAGQIALAKMLAVELGPRGIRVNAICPGAIDTAIGDNTDVRNQSAKIPVEFPAGPIPLTGNTPGSSEQVAELVAFLAGDAASHISGTEVWIDGAESLLQG; via the coding sequence ATGCGCGGCAAGGTGGCGTTGGTGACCGGCGCTGGTTCAGGGATCGGAGCGGCCTCGGCGCACCTGCTCGCCGAGCGTGGGGCCGCGGTGACGCTCGTCGGCAGGACCGAATCCGAGTTGGAGACGGTCGCAGAGTCGATTCGCAAGCGCGGCGGCGAAGCAATCGTCGCTGTCGCTGACGTCACTGACAGCGATGCCGTTTCGGCGGCCGTGGAGGCCACCCTGGACGCGCATGGCGGGCTGGACGTGGTGGTTGCCAACGCCGGCGTCAACGGTACGTGGGCGGGGATCGAGGAGCTAACGGTCGAGGAGTTCCGCTCGACGCTGGACATCAACCTCGTCGGCACCTTCATCACCATCAAGCACGCCGTACCGCATCTGCGCCGAGGTGGATCGGTGGTGGTGACCTCGTCCGTGAACGGCAGCCGCATCTTCTCCAACAGCGGGGCCTCGGCCTACTCCAGCTCCAAGGCCGGCCAGATCGCCCTGGCGAAGATGCTGGCGGTCGAGCTCGGTCCGCGAGGAATCCGCGTGAACGCCATCTGCCCGGGTGCCATCGACACCGCGATCGGGGACAACACGGACGTGCGGAACCAGAGCGCGAAGATCCCGGTCGAGTTCCCTGCCGGCCCGATTCCGCTGACCGGAAACACACCAGGCAGTTCCGAACAGGTCGCAGAGCTCGTGGCCTTCCTCGCCGGGGACGCCGCCTCGCACATCAGTGGAACCGAGGTGTGGATCGACGGCGCAGAGTCGCTGCTGCAGGGGTGA
- a CDS encoding sensor histidine kinase, whose translation MNPDGAGPAGQDGSPRRWSGRPLRLRLTLLTAGLLCVTLALGALALTTVLSRGRVATLDEITTARANTIAGLATDDRIAASLPVAQPGEIAQLLDADGQVLASSPNASRTLPVIATAELDRLLGMSRDGEVTLTTVGTAYDEEVRLAALATEYRGEPATVVVTMPLAEVRDLLRALAISLVAIVPVLTLLLAWTIWLVLGRALRPVEELRRGAERVARTGGPGTLPVPRAEDELGALAQTLNEMLDALDAAAARQRTFVADAAHELRSPLASLRTSLDVAAAHPNSYSQEELVSDLGHEVGRMQALVEDLLLLSRLGSAPPRQDEVDLRELVSGAVRDARPGAQIAVEGAGRGQGDAVALTRVLRNLLDNAVRHADSAVRVRVSDGEVCVDDDGRGIPEADRERVFERFVRLDEARERDSGGAGLGLAIAREVARAQGGDVVITGSELGGARVVMRVPQAEER comes from the coding sequence GTGAATCCCGACGGCGCAGGTCCGGCTGGTCAGGACGGCTCGCCACGGCGGTGGTCCGGACGGCCGTTGCGGCTGCGGCTGACCCTGCTGACCGCAGGGTTGTTGTGCGTGACCCTCGCGCTGGGGGCGCTCGCCCTGACGACGGTGCTCTCCCGCGGCCGGGTCGCGACGCTGGACGAGATCACCACGGCGCGGGCGAACACGATCGCCGGGCTGGCGACCGACGATCGGATCGCGGCGAGTCTTCCGGTGGCGCAGCCCGGGGAGATCGCCCAGTTGTTGGATGCCGACGGACAGGTGCTGGCGTCCTCGCCGAACGCGAGCAGGACGCTGCCGGTGATTGCTACAGCGGAGCTGGATCGGCTGCTGGGGATGAGCCGCGACGGGGAGGTGACGCTCACGACCGTGGGCACGGCATATGACGAGGAGGTGCGGCTCGCGGCGCTCGCGACCGAATACCGCGGGGAACCGGCAACCGTGGTGGTCACCATGCCACTGGCCGAGGTCCGGGACTTGCTGAGGGCCCTGGCGATCTCACTGGTGGCGATCGTGCCGGTGCTGACCCTGCTGCTCGCGTGGACCATCTGGCTGGTGCTCGGACGGGCATTGCGCCCGGTGGAGGAGTTGCGCCGCGGGGCGGAGCGGGTGGCGCGTACGGGTGGGCCAGGAACGCTGCCGGTGCCGCGCGCGGAGGACGAGCTGGGGGCACTGGCACAGACGTTGAACGAGATGCTGGATGCACTGGATGCGGCCGCCGCGCGGCAGCGCACCTTCGTCGCCGACGCCGCGCACGAGCTGCGCTCGCCATTGGCGTCGTTGCGCACCAGCCTCGACGTGGCGGCCGCACACCCGAACAGCTACTCCCAGGAGGAGCTGGTGTCCGATCTCGGGCATGAAGTGGGCCGGATGCAGGCGCTCGTGGAGGATCTACTCCTGCTCTCCCGGCTCGGGTCCGCTCCCCCGCGCCAGGACGAAGTGGACCTGCGGGAGCTGGTGAGCGGCGCCGTCCGTGACGCGCGCCCGGGGGCACAGATCGCCGTCGAGGGAGCCGGACGCGGCCAAGGTGACGCGGTAGCCCTCACCCGTGTGCTGCGCAACCTGCTCGACAACGCAGTGCGGCACGCCGACTCGGCTGTGCGCGTGCGGGTGAGTGACGGCGAAGTCTGCGTGGACGATGACGGGCGCGGGATTCCGGAGGCCGATCGGGAGCGCGTGTTCGAACGCTTCGTGCGGCTGGACGAGGCGCGCGAGCGGGATTCCGGAGGCGCCGGGCTGGGCCTCGCGATCGCCCGGGAGGTGGCACGCGCCCAGGGCGGGGACGTGGTGATCACCGGCTCCGAGCTGGGCGGGGCACGGGTGGTGATGCGGGTGCCGCAAGCAGAAGAGCGCTGA
- a CDS encoding response regulator transcription factor, which yields MRVLLVDDERGFVSALRRGLVAEGFAVDVAYDGETGLQAALEGEHDVIVLDIMLPRRNGYDVVTALREAQVWTPVLMLSAKDGEYDVADGLDVGADDYLTKPFAFVVLLARIRALLRRPAQSRPPTLAVGNLHLDPAARAVTHAGVPVELTTRELALLEYLMRHADRPVGKVELRDHVWDGVGEDVNVVEQYVGYLRRKLGREAIATVRGAGYRVQGG from the coding sequence GTGCGAGTGCTGCTGGTGGACGACGAGCGCGGGTTCGTGAGCGCCCTGCGCCGCGGCCTGGTCGCGGAGGGGTTCGCCGTAGATGTGGCCTACGACGGCGAGACCGGCCTGCAGGCGGCGCTGGAGGGCGAGCACGACGTGATCGTGCTGGACATCATGCTGCCGCGACGCAACGGCTACGACGTGGTGACGGCGCTGCGCGAGGCGCAGGTGTGGACGCCGGTGCTGATGCTCTCGGCCAAGGACGGCGAGTACGACGTGGCCGACGGGCTCGACGTGGGGGCCGACGACTACCTGACGAAGCCGTTCGCGTTCGTGGTGCTGCTGGCCCGGATCAGAGCACTGCTACGCAGGCCGGCACAGAGCCGCCCGCCGACCCTCGCCGTCGGGAATCTGCACCTGGACCCGGCGGCCCGGGCGGTGACGCACGCAGGCGTGCCGGTGGAGCTGACCACGCGGGAGCTGGCGCTGCTGGAGTACCTGATGCGGCACGCCGATCGGCCGGTGGGCAAGGTGGAGCTGCGCGATCACGTGTGGGACGGCGTCGGGGAGGACGTCAACGTGGTGGAACAGTACGTCGGCTACCTGCGACGCAAGCTCGGGCGGGAGGCCATCGCCACCGTGCGTGGCGCCGGGTATCGGGTTCAGGGCGGGTGA
- a CDS encoding LolA family protein, with protein MSTSRTLSRRARWAVPAVAAVVVAGALAGPPLLAAADEPALPEATPVELLTSIAEAEPAAHSGTVVHTARLGLPTGGLTEITGADPIGLLDGSSTLRVWTDGAERSRVSLLGSASEYSVVHDGPQAWTYSSTDDVVTHYTLDAAAQARYEDAQEGQTPPGAPELPTPEEAAQQALEHVEEFSSVTVLEQATVAGRDAYQLQITPGTDGTLVEQVRIAVDGETFTPLQVQVWSSSDTSETPALEVGYTDITFATPDDAVLSFSAPAGAEVVEETVSLPSEEASGEASAEHTPPETIGEGWESVLIIDDVDLQGLLAGDPEALADAAASHPMPGSDSGQELMEEFMSDSEGNHGPPSLDTAALYEQLTTEVPEGRVLSTTLLSVLITDDGRLLIGSVPVETLQEMA; from the coding sequence ATGAGCACTTCTCGCACCCTCTCCCGCCGAGCCCGGTGGGCCGTCCCGGCAGTGGCCGCAGTGGTCGTGGCCGGCGCGCTCGCCGGCCCACCGCTGCTTGCTGCGGCGGATGAGCCCGCACTCCCGGAGGCCACCCCGGTCGAGCTACTCACCAGCATCGCCGAGGCCGAACCTGCCGCCCACTCCGGCACTGTCGTGCACACCGCGCGCCTGGGCCTGCCGACCGGCGGGCTCACCGAGATCACTGGTGCCGACCCGATCGGGCTGCTGGACGGCAGCTCGACGCTGCGCGTGTGGACCGACGGGGCCGAGCGTTCCAGGGTCTCCCTGCTCGGGTCCGCCTCGGAGTACTCCGTGGTGCACGACGGTCCGCAGGCCTGGACCTACTCCAGCACCGACGACGTCGTCACCCACTACACCCTGGATGCCGCCGCCCAGGCCCGCTACGAGGACGCACAGGAGGGTCAGACCCCGCCAGGAGCACCGGAGCTGCCCACCCCGGAAGAGGCAGCCCAGCAGGCACTCGAGCATGTCGAGGAGTTCTCCTCCGTCACCGTGCTGGAGCAGGCCACGGTCGCCGGCCGGGATGCCTACCAGTTGCAGATCACGCCCGGGACCGACGGCACGCTCGTCGAGCAGGTGCGGATCGCCGTCGACGGGGAAACCTTCACGCCGTTGCAGGTGCAGGTCTGGAGCAGCTCCGACACCTCGGAGACCCCCGCGCTCGAGGTCGGGTACACCGACATCACCTTCGCTACCCCGGACGATGCGGTGCTCTCCTTCAGCGCCCCGGCCGGTGCCGAGGTCGTCGAGGAGACGGTGTCGCTGCCCTCTGAGGAAGCATCCGGCGAAGCGTCCGCTGAGCACACCCCACCCGAGACCATCGGCGAGGGCTGGGAGTCGGTGCTCATCATCGACGACGTGGACCTTCAAGGCCTGCTCGCCGGAGACCCGGAAGCCCTCGCCGACGCTGCCGCATCCCACCCGATGCCCGGGTCGGACAGTGGCCAGGAGCTGATGGAGGAGTTCATGTCCGACTCCGAGGGCAACCACGGCCCACCCAGCCTGGACACAGCCGCCCTGTACGAGCAGCTGACGACCGAGGTGCCGGAGGGCCGGGTGCTCAGCACCACCTTGTTGAGCGTGTTGATCACCGACGACGGCCGCCTACTCATCGGGTCCGTGCCGGTCGAGACGCTGCAAGAGATGGCGTGA
- a CDS encoding ABC transporter ATP-binding protein: MAEQEGAEFAIRTQALTKRFRSGQVAVNGIDLQVPRGAVYGFLGPNGSGKTTTIRMLLGLIGPSSGQAWLLGRPMPAAGADVLARVGALIEGPAFHPWLSGRANLVRLDACDATAPPDRKGRIDEALERVGLGAAAHKKYRQYSLGMKQRLGLAAALLRRRELLVLDEPTNGLDPQGTREVRRLVGELAEAGTTVLVSSHLLAEIENVCTHVGIMSTGRLVLQGERANLTSQADRQLWVRTDAEHAAGAAQVLTTLGLTDVVTDGTELHALLGQTRPEDVTRALVTAGIPVLGLAERVPTLEDVFVRLTGEGFDVAR, translated from the coding sequence ATCGCCGAGCAGGAGGGCGCCGAGTTCGCCATCCGCACGCAGGCGCTGACCAAGCGCTTCCGCTCCGGGCAGGTCGCTGTCAACGGCATCGACCTGCAGGTGCCGCGCGGAGCTGTCTACGGTTTCCTCGGCCCGAACGGGTCCGGGAAGACCACCACGATCCGGATGCTGCTCGGGCTGATCGGTCCGAGCAGCGGGCAGGCGTGGCTGCTGGGCCGGCCGATGCCGGCCGCAGGCGCGGATGTGCTTGCCCGGGTGGGTGCGCTGATCGAGGGGCCAGCGTTCCACCCGTGGCTGAGCGGGCGGGCGAACCTCGTGCGGTTGGATGCGTGTGATGCCACGGCTCCGCCGGACCGCAAGGGCCGGATCGACGAGGCGCTGGAACGCGTAGGGCTCGGGGCCGCGGCACACAAGAAGTACCGGCAGTACTCCCTGGGGATGAAGCAACGACTCGGCCTGGCTGCCGCATTGCTGCGCCGGCGGGAACTGCTCGTCCTGGACGAACCCACCAACGGTCTCGACCCTCAGGGCACTCGCGAGGTGCGCCGGCTCGTCGGTGAGCTCGCTGAGGCGGGCACCACCGTTCTGGTCTCCTCGCACCTGCTCGCCGAGATCGAGAACGTGTGCACACACGTCGGCATCATGAGCACCGGTCGCCTGGTGCTTCAGGGGGAGCGCGCCAACCTGACGTCCCAGGCAGACCGGCAGCTGTGGGTGCGCACGGATGCTGAGCACGCGGCCGGCGCCGCGCAGGTGCTCACCACCCTCGGCCTGACTGACGTGGTCACCGACGGCACCGAGCTGCATGCCCTCCTCGGTCAGACTCGCCCCGAAGACGTCACGCGCGCCTTGGTGACTGCCGGCATTCCGGTGCTGGGGCTGGCCGAGCGCGTTCCCACACTGGAGGACGTCTTCGTCCGGTTGACCGGGGAGGGTTTCGATGTCGCCCGCTGA
- a CDS encoding ABC transporter permease, translating into MSPAETATPATAHRTGGGLRRFLGSELRLVFGRRRNVVLLLGLAAVPILLGVVIFITQDSVLGSQGPGFIGRVAGNGLFLVVAALFTCLPFLLPLTIGIVSGDTIAGEAATGTLRSLVTVPVPRTRLLLVKAVVALCFAAAAVITIALVGLITGWALFGISDLVLLSGDTITAGAGLLRVLGVAAYVAMSMSGLVVVGVLLSTLTETPVAAMAGTVTVAVVSAVLDSLPQLSAIHPGLLTHYWIDFAEFLRLEVDPAALAPGLVVQAVWVLLAGTIAWSRFTTADISS; encoded by the coding sequence ATGTCGCCCGCTGAAACCGCCACACCCGCGACGGCGCACCGCACCGGGGGTGGATTGCGTCGCTTTCTCGGCAGCGAGCTTCGCCTGGTGTTCGGGCGGCGTCGCAATGTGGTGCTGCTGCTCGGTCTGGCGGCCGTGCCGATCCTGCTCGGCGTGGTCATCTTCATCACTCAGGACAGCGTGCTGGGATCCCAGGGGCCGGGCTTCATCGGACGGGTCGCCGGCAACGGGCTCTTCCTCGTCGTGGCGGCACTGTTCACCTGCCTGCCGTTCCTGCTTCCCCTGACGATCGGCATCGTCTCCGGTGACACGATCGCCGGGGAGGCCGCGACCGGAACGCTCCGGTCCCTCGTCACCGTGCCGGTGCCGCGCACCAGGCTTCTGCTCGTCAAGGCGGTCGTGGCCCTGTGCTTCGCCGCAGCCGCGGTGATCACGATCGCGCTCGTCGGGTTGATCACCGGCTGGGCGTTGTTCGGGATCTCCGATCTCGTGCTGCTCTCCGGGGACACCATCACCGCTGGTGCAGGTCTGCTCCGAGTGCTCGGCGTGGCTGCCTACGTGGCGATGTCGATGAGTGGCCTCGTCGTGGTCGGTGTGCTGCTGTCCACCCTCACCGAAACCCCGGTCGCCGCCATGGCCGGGACGGTGACTGTCGCGGTCGTCTCCGCGGTACTGGACAGCCTGCCGCAGCTCTCAGCAATCCACCCCGGCTTGCTCACCCACTATTGGATCGACTTCGCCGAGTTCCTTCGCCTCGAGGTCGACCCGGCCGCGCTCGCACCCGGGCTGGTGGTCCAGGCCGTCTGGGTGCTGCTCGCCGGGACCATCGCCTGGAGCCGGTTCACCACGGCTGACATCAGTTCGTGA
- a CDS encoding spermidine synthase produces MSPSGETPADQPATAYGPDGGQDAAEQVTFSDGSRAELIRDGEGWTLRIDGIRQAHVGPVHQPPELTSVRWMLAALGDALPARSAHLGGSLLTLPRAIAARRPDAEQVVVELEPALVTLVESRFPPPPGVRIEVGDARSWLEAPTAGDLDAVVLDIFAANRIPPAFTSLECFAAAQKTLRPAGVLVINSVAGPQLEFTRREIATLRELFDHVGMIIQGSVLHGARFGNATLIASDAPLDVAGIQANLAGDSSKGVLLTDLGEIVGDAAAMTDADAMWSPAPNLPDYEGALTAIDAMRAMVRELKPPR; encoded by the coding sequence ATGTCCCCATCCGGCGAGACTCCGGCAGACCAACCAGCCACCGCGTATGGTCCTGACGGCGGTCAGGACGCCGCAGAACAGGTCACCTTCTCCGACGGGAGCCGAGCCGAACTGATCCGTGACGGCGAGGGCTGGACGTTGCGGATCGACGGCATCCGGCAGGCTCACGTGGGCCCGGTCCACCAGCCGCCGGAACTGACGTCGGTGCGGTGGATGCTGGCCGCACTCGGCGATGCGCTCCCGGCCCGGTCAGCACATCTGGGGGGCAGCCTGCTGACATTGCCGCGCGCGATCGCGGCCCGCCGGCCCGACGCCGAGCAGGTGGTGGTGGAGCTGGAGCCGGCGCTGGTGACGCTGGTGGAGTCACGCTTCCCACCTCCGCCCGGAGTGCGCATCGAGGTCGGTGATGCGCGCTCCTGGCTGGAGGCGCCGACGGCTGGTGACCTGGACGCCGTCGTGCTGGACATCTTCGCCGCGAATCGCATCCCGCCGGCGTTCACGTCCCTGGAGTGCTTCGCCGCGGCCCAGAAGACACTACGGCCGGCCGGTGTGCTCGTGATCAACTCGGTGGCCGGTCCGCAGCTGGAGTTCACCCGGCGCGAGATCGCCACGCTGCGGGAGCTCTTCGACCACGTCGGCATGATCATCCAGGGTTCGGTCCTGCACGGAGCACGCTTCGGCAACGCGACGCTCATCGCCTCGGATGCACCCCTGGATGTGGCAGGCATCCAGGCGAACCTGGCCGGCGACTCCTCCAAGGGGGTACTGCTGACGGACCTGGGCGAGATCGTGGGCGATGCCGCTGCGATGACCGACGCGGACGCCATGTGGTCGCCGGCACCGAACCTGCCGGACTACGAGGGCGCGCTCACAGCGATCGACGCGATGCGGGCCATGGTGCGGGAGCTGAAGCCGCCGCGATGA
- a CDS encoding RDD family protein translates to MTIWEVGEDDRQVEGVDETGRPDPHYAAALGLVPAPLPRRAVAAAVDAAIYLLLQVPYWVFTLPLLLKFLDARISWYGFTNHPQFILAVVMLAVSFALSLAYCIVQLVFHGRKGITIGKGIMGLRSINVATLERPGVFRVLLRVLVVWASGVVLVGPLLFLLSPLFDPEKRGRGWHDRVGRLWLVDVREGLQPYDAKRMRIARKTVTAEPVAQPKPLPSLATPVDPDAAQAYRPGARVSAGVLGVARPHGEGPRPVVGLSGMETPQPVGEQGQPVPGHPVLGAYRRPSEPEESDDGAPTELSASPSPHGRPEQGTPGPDFPASPSTTPDVPAPPVAGPVVTGSPWGAASPVAGGSEVPPAPPSQAPPAPVGAAQHSHAPVPPKPAANPAPAPPSGPVPAHPQAATSLALQLDSGEVVPVSGPVVIGRNPVAPHTALDAHRHPMSDDTRSVSKTHLLVRPGQGGIEVLDQNSTNGTGIVHQGIERELAPGTPALAVAGDTLRIGERTATVVPA, encoded by the coding sequence GTGACGATCTGGGAAGTCGGTGAGGACGACCGGCAGGTCGAAGGGGTGGACGAGACCGGTCGCCCCGATCCGCACTATGCGGCTGCGCTGGGGTTGGTGCCCGCGCCCCTCCCGCGCCGCGCCGTGGCCGCTGCCGTCGATGCCGCGATCTACCTGCTGCTGCAGGTGCCCTACTGGGTGTTCACCCTCCCGCTGCTGCTGAAGTTCCTTGACGCCCGAATCAGCTGGTACGGCTTCACGAATCATCCCCAGTTCATCCTCGCCGTGGTGATGCTGGCCGTCTCGTTTGCACTCAGCCTGGCCTACTGCATCGTCCAGCTCGTCTTCCACGGGCGCAAAGGAATCACCATCGGCAAGGGCATCATGGGCCTGCGCTCGATCAACGTCGCCACACTGGAACGTCCGGGTGTCTTTCGAGTCTTGCTGCGTGTCCTCGTGGTCTGGGCGTCCGGCGTGGTGCTGGTCGGCCCGCTGCTGTTCCTCCTCTCGCCGCTCTTCGATCCGGAGAAGCGGGGTCGTGGCTGGCATGACCGGGTCGGCAGGCTGTGGCTGGTGGACGTCCGCGAGGGCCTGCAGCCCTATGACGCCAAGCGCATGCGGATCGCCCGGAAGACCGTGACCGCGGAGCCGGTCGCCCAGCCCAAACCGCTGCCGTCGCTGGCTACTCCGGTCGACCCGGATGCCGCACAGGCCTATCGTCCGGGCGCACGCGTCAGCGCTGGCGTCCTCGGGGTGGCACGCCCGCACGGGGAGGGACCGCGGCCGGTGGTCGGCCTCTCCGGGATGGAGACCCCCCAGCCGGTGGGTGAGCAGGGTCAGCCAGTTCCGGGTCACCCCGTGCTCGGCGCCTACCGGCGCCCGTCCGAGCCGGAGGAGTCCGACGACGGCGCCCCCACCGAGCTCTCCGCCTCACCGTCGCCACATGGTCGTCCCGAGCAGGGGACGCCCGGGCCGGACTTTCCCGCATCGCCCTCAACTACTCCTGACGTACCGGCGCCGCCGGTCGCTGGACCGGTGGTGACTGGGTCGCCGTGGGGTGCTGCGTCTCCGGTCGCTGGCGGTTCCGAGGTCCCACCGGCCCCGCCGTCGCAGGCGCCTCCTGCCCCCGTCGGCGCGGCGCAGCACTCGCACGCTCCGGTACCTCCCAAGCCCGCCGCGAACCCGGCACCCGCGCCGCCCTCCGGCCCAGTGCCGGCTCACCCCCAGGCAGCGACGAGTCTGGCCCTCCAGCTCGACTCGGGCGAGGTGGTGCCGGTGTCGGGACCAGTGGTGATCGGTCGCAACCCGGTGGCGCCGCACACCGCACTGGATGCCCACCGGCATCCCATGTCTGACGACACCCGCTCGGTCTCGAAGACGCACCTGCTCGTGCGCCCGGGCCAGGGGGGGATCGAGGTGCTCGATCAGAACTCGACCAACGGCACCGGGATCGTACACCAGGGGATCGAGCGCGAGCTCGCGCCGGGCACCCCGGCCCTGGCGGTCGCTGGTGACACACTCAGGATCGGTGAACGGACCGCCACGGTCGTTCCCGCATGA